From Microbacterium sp. CGR2:
AACGGACTCGCTGCCTGCGAGCAGCCGCTCACCCTGCCGGTCGACCAGCTCGACCCGTAATCCCGGGTACGGACCCCTCCTCCGATACCGTGGAGTGGTATCGCGCACCACGTGGGCTTGGGGGCCAAGGATGATGAACCTGGATTCGCTGTATCCGCCGATCGAGCCGTTCGAGACGGGCGAGCTCCTGGTGGGCGATGGGCATCGCGTCTACTGGGAGGTCAGCGGCAACCCCGAGGGCAAGCCGGTGGTCTTCCTGCACGGCGGACCCGGAAGCGGCACGTCACCCTGGCAGCGACGGTTCTTCGATCCCGAGAAGTACCGCATCGTGCTGCTCGACCAGCGTGGCTGCGGAAAGAGCACGCCGCATGCGAGCGACCCTGCCGCGGATCTTCGCCACATCACCACCGCGCATCTCATCGCCGACATCGAGCTGCTGCGAAAGAACCTCGGTATCGGCCGGTGGCAGGTGTTCGGGGGCTCCTGGGGGAGTGCTCTCGCACTCGCCTACGCACAGGCCCACCCGGATGCCGTCACCGAGCTCATCCTTCGCGGGATCTTCACATTGCGCCGCGCGGAACTGGAGTGGTTCTACGAAGGCGGTGCCGCAGCGCTGTTCCCGGACCTCTGGGACGACTTCATCGCACCGATCTCGGTACTCGAACGCTCACGCATGATCGAGGCGTATCACCGGCGCCTGTTCGATCCCGACCCCGAGGTTCACGTGCCGGCGGCTGTCGCCTGGTCGACGTGGGAAGCGTCGACCGTCACGCTGCGACCGGACGCCGAGCAGATCGCGTCGATGTCGGATGCGCGCACCGCGACCGCGTTCGCTCGCATCGAGAACCACTTCTTCGTCCATCGCGGCTGGTGGGAAGAGGGGCAGCTCATCGCGGGGGTGCCCGGCATACGCCATATCCCGACCGTGATCGTGCAGGGGCGGCACGATGTGTGCACGCCGATGATGACCGCCTGGGATCTGCATCGCGCCTGGCCTGAAGCGGAGTTCGTCGTGGTCGACGACGCCGGTCACGCAGCGACGGAGCCGGGAACCCAGAAGGCGCTGCGCGACGCGACGGATCGATTCGCCGCTTCCGCTCGCTGACACCGCTTCAGGCGCTGGCGCTTCTTCAGGCGCGCATCGCCTGAAGAAGGGTCTTCACCAGGCCGAGCGTGCCGCCGTTCGCGCGATGCCGCGTCAGTCCCTCGCTCACGACCGCCCCGGTGCGCGCCGAGACGAACCACGGCGGTTTCGGCAGGATCGTGGCTCTCGACGACTTCAGCGATCCGGGGTGGCGGAGACCGCTGGTGAGCCAGCGCGGTGACGGGCGGAAGGGGCCGCGCACCACGGAACGCTCCACGTGGTCGAGCAGCAGCGCGTTGTGAACGACACCGATGCCGCTGCCGACGTCGTCGATCGTGCTTCCGGGATATGCCCCCCAGGTGAGTGTCGGGGTGATGAACCCGAACGCCGTCCACCCGTTGATCGCGATCGAGCCGTAGCGCAGGTCGGCGATGGCACGTTCGAAACCCGTGCCGAGCGCCGACTCGGTCGCAGGATCGATGAGCAGATTCGCCCCGAGAGTGCCCTGAAGCTTGTCGTTCGCGTGGATCACCGCAGCATCGAGGAACTCCTGTCCGGCGCCCGGCAGGCTGACGACGCCGAGGACGGGGGCGAAGTACTCGGTGGTGAAGAGGGCGGAAGGGTCGTCGCCCTCATCGATCTCCACGAGAAGGCGGTCGCCCAGCACGAGCCCATCGGGGTAGGCGTCAGCGGCGAGCGTCATCCGTGAAGTGGCGCCGGGGTACCAGGTCGGACGCTCGGGGGCGCTCGCATACGCGCTGCGCAGTGCTGCGCGGAAAGCGTCGGCCTGATCCCAATCGGACGAGATGATGACGACCTGACCGGCGATGCAGTTGTGGCCGCTGTTCTGCAGGCGCATGGTCGCGATGTGCTCGGCCTGATAGGTGAGGTCTGCGTGCGTCCAGTCGCCGGGGACCACGATGATCGGCGAGACCCCGCCGAGTTCCGCCGTGATGGGCTTCTTCAGCAGGGGGCGGTTCTCGCGTCGGCGTCGGGTCGTCGCCGCCTTCGCCGGTCCTGTCGAGGGCCCCCAGACGATCGCATCGAAGGTGGCAGCGGAGCCGGTGATGTGCACGTGGGACAGGTCCGGGTGGCCGGTCAGATACGCACCGACCTCGGGTCCGCCGCGCGTGATGCGCAGGAGTCCGGTGCTGATGAGCGGCGCGAGGGCGCGCTTGTACACGGCCACCAGGGGGTCCTGCGTCGGGTTCACCTTGAGGATCACCGTGCGGTTGTGGGCGAGCAGCTCGTACATCACGTCGAGCACCGGGATCGAGGTGACGTTGCCGGCGCCCAGCACCAGGCCGACGCCGCCAGAGTCGGCCGGCGTGCGTTGGGCGAGGCCCGCCTCCGCACGGGCGGCACGGGGGGTGATGCCCGGTTCGAGCCAGACCTCGCCACTGAACCCGGAGAGCAGGAATCGGTCGACCCCGGTCAACGGGAATGCATGCACGCGGGTGCGGCCACCGGGAGCCCGAGCGAGCGAGACACCGTCGAGCGGATTGATCCCCTGCGCCAGGCGCGAAAGCGTCTCGATGTACGCATCGAGTGCGCCGAGCACACTGTACGGGCCGCTGAGCCATTCTTCGCCGCGAAGCGGATGCTGCGGGCCGAGGCCTTTGGAGGAGGCAGCGGTGATCGCCCAATCCTCCGCGGTGGCGGCGACGCTGGTCCGCACCCCCCGCAGAAGAGTCACCCGTTGCGCGACGGTCAGTGCCGACCAGGTGCGAGCACCCGCCTGGAGTTCGCCGATCGCTCCGTCGAGTCGCGCACGTTCGCTCTCATCGAGTGCGGGGTGCGAAGCCTTCTTCGTGCGCGGGGCGGCCGCCGATCCGACGGCGGCGGGAGTGGCAGACATCAGCGTCTCCTTCAGGCGGGGCGTCGCGACCCGGTCAGATCAGCGAGAGTTCGCGCAGCTTCGCCTCGACGTCTGCGTTCGACGGCTCGACATGGTGCGAGGCATCCGGGTAGAGGACCACAGGGATGTTCATCCGGCCGGAGATCTCTTTCGCGACGTCGGCAGCAGAAGGGTCGGCCTCGAGATCGACGTACGTGTACTCGACGCCGAGCGTGTCGAGTTGCTTCTTGGTGCGGCGGCAGTCGCTGCACCACTCGGCGCCGAACATCGTGAGGGTGTCAGAAGCGGGAGCAGTCATGTCTCCAGCCTACGACCGCCTGACTGGGGCGGCGCTGGACGGGTCCTCGGCGGCGCGAAGAGCTGTGCGAGGACGTCCCGAGCCCCGCATCGGGCCCGCGGGCGATGGGCGCAGGATGCCGGCGGGCGTCAGCGCGTCGACGCCAGGGCCGGCGTCTTGGCTCCCGCCGTGATCGCGTCGAGCGCTCGCCGCAGCGACGAGCTCGACGTGTGCGCCGTATACGGGAAGTACACGACTTCGACGCCCACCTCGGCGAACTCCCGTTCCAGGCGCAGCCCCTTGTCGGTGCCGCGCCAGTCGTCGCCCTTGAAGAAGTGCGTGAACTGCACGTCGCGCCACGAGTCGAGCTTCGACGGTGTCGCCTCGATGTAGACGTCGTCGACGAAGGTGATGTGCTTGACGATCTCCGCACGCTCCGCTGTCGGGATGACGGGCTCGATGCCCTTCACCTCACGGAGCATCTCGTCGCTGACGACGCCGGCGATCAGAATGTCGCACTGCTGTTTGGCGTGACGAAGAAGGTTGAGGTGCCCGACGTGAAACAGGTCGAAAGCACCCACGGCATAGCCGATACGCGTCCCCATGATCTCCCCAGATCAGTAATTCCCCAGTAAGCGGATCCCCATCCGCTCGCGACTCCCACAGCCGCGATGCCGATTCTAGCAGCAACGTGTTCCTGCGCCACAGGAAGCCATGAAACGATGGATGCCGCGGAGGACGCGCAGGCGGAAGTGGGGAACACGTGGGGGCAGCGGTCACGGTCATCGTGCCGACGTTCAACGAGCGCGAGAACATCGCCGAGCTCGTCGAACGAGCATCCGCCGCACTCGTCGGCCGCGACGCCGAGATCCTGTTCATCGACGACAGCGCCGACGACACCGCCGGGGAGATCGCGCGGGTCGCCGCCGACGCGTCGATCCCGGTGCGAGTGATCCATCGCACCGACAACACCGGTGGCCTCGGTGGCGCGGTGGTGGTCGGGCTCGCGGCGGCGGCATCCGACGTCTGCATCGTCATGGACGGCGATCTGCAGCATCCGCCCGAACTGCTGCCCGCTCTGCTCGACCGATTCTCCGTCGGCGATGCCGATGTGGTGGCTGCCTCGCGCTACATCGGCGGTGGCGATACGAGCGGCCTCGGCACCGCGGTGCGCTTCGGCGTCTCCCGGGTGGCGACGTGGCTGACGAGGGCGATGTTCCCGATCCGCCTCGCACGCAGCACCGACCCGATGACCGGATTCTTCCTCGTCGACCGCCGCCGCCTCGACCTCGCCGCCCTTCACCCACAGGGCTTCAAGATCCTGCTGGAGATTCTGGCACGCACCGACCTCCGCATCGCCGAGATGCCGATGGAGTTCGCCGAACGCCGCCACGGCGACTCCAAGGCGAGCATGCGACAGGGTGCGACCTTCCTCGCGCATCTGGCCCGGCTGCGGTTCGGCAAGATGTCGTTGTTCGCTCTGATCGGCGTGATCGGGGCCGTGGCGAACATCGGGATCATGTGGGCACTGACCGCGGCGGGAGTCCCGTACGTGTGGGCGGCGATCATCGGGGCGGAAGTCACGATCATCGGCAACTTCCTCCTGCAGGAGCGGTTCGTCTTCGCCGACATGCGAACGGATGCTCGTGCTCTCGGCGTCCGGTTC
This genomic window contains:
- the pip gene encoding prolyl aminopeptidase, which produces MMNLDSLYPPIEPFETGELLVGDGHRVYWEVSGNPEGKPVVFLHGGPGSGTSPWQRRFFDPEKYRIVLLDQRGCGKSTPHASDPAADLRHITTAHLIADIELLRKNLGIGRWQVFGGSWGSALALAYAQAHPDAVTELILRGIFTLRRAELEWFYEGGAAALFPDLWDDFIAPISVLERSRMIEAYHRRLFDPDPEVHVPAAVAWSTWEASTVTLRPDAEQIASMSDARTATAFARIENHFFVHRGWWEEGQLIAGVPGIRHIPTVIVQGRHDVCTPMMTAWDLHRAWPEAEFVVVDDAGHAATEPGTQKALRDATDRFAASAR
- a CDS encoding aldehyde dehydrogenase family protein, whose product is MSATPAAVGSAAAPRTKKASHPALDESERARLDGAIGELQAGARTWSALTVAQRVTLLRGVRTSVAATAEDWAITAASSKGLGPQHPLRGEEWLSGPYSVLGALDAYIETLSRLAQGINPLDGVSLARAPGGRTRVHAFPLTGVDRFLLSGFSGEVWLEPGITPRAARAEAGLAQRTPADSGGVGLVLGAGNVTSIPVLDVMYELLAHNRTVILKVNPTQDPLVAVYKRALAPLISTGLLRITRGGPEVGAYLTGHPDLSHVHITGSAATFDAIVWGPSTGPAKAATTRRRRENRPLLKKPITAELGGVSPIIVVPGDWTHADLTYQAEHIATMRLQNSGHNCIAGQVVIISSDWDQADAFRAALRSAYASAPERPTWYPGATSRMTLAADAYPDGLVLGDRLLVEIDEGDDPSALFTTEYFAPVLGVVSLPGAGQEFLDAAVIHANDKLQGTLGANLLIDPATESALGTGFERAIADLRYGSIAINGWTAFGFITPTLTWGAYPGSTIDDVGSGIGVVHNALLLDHVERSVVRGPFRPSPRWLTSGLRHPGSLKSSRATILPKPPWFVSARTGAVVSEGLTRHRANGGTLGLVKTLLQAMRA
- a CDS encoding glutaredoxin domain-containing protein, with the translated sequence MTAPASDTLTMFGAEWCSDCRRTKKQLDTLGVEYTYVDLEADPSAADVAKEISGRMNIPVVLYPDASHHVEPSNADVEAKLRELSLI
- a CDS encoding adenylyltransferase/cytidyltransferase family protein codes for the protein MGTRIGYAVGAFDLFHVGHLNLLRHAKQQCDILIAGVVSDEMLREVKGIEPVIPTAERAEIVKHITFVDDVYIEATPSKLDSWRDVQFTHFFKGDDWRGTDKGLRLEREFAEVGVEVVYFPYTAHTSSSSLRRALDAITAGAKTPALASTR
- a CDS encoding glycosyltransferase, translated to MGAAVTVIVPTFNERENIAELVERASAALVGRDAEILFIDDSADDTAGEIARVAADASIPVRVIHRTDNTGGLGGAVVVGLAAAASDVCIVMDGDLQHPPELLPALLDRFSVGDADVVAASRYIGGGDTSGLGTAVRFGVSRVATWLTRAMFPIRLARSTDPMTGFFLVDRRRLDLAALHPQGFKILLEILARTDLRIAEMPMEFAERRHGDSKASMRQGATFLAHLARLRFGKMSLFALIGVIGAVANIGIMWALTAAGVPYVWAAIIGAEVTIIGNFLLQERFVFADMRTDARALGVRFATSFAFNNVEAALRIPVMALMVESWHISSVLATALSLFVAFFARFLFHSLVVYAPQRRRKADAEAGEPPVDTAAQRVIRAIDVEVMKPGEL